The following are encoded in a window of Glandiceps talaboti chromosome 5, keGlaTala1.1, whole genome shotgun sequence genomic DNA:
- the LOC144435057 gene encoding polypeptide N-acetylgalactosaminyltransferase 1-like → MTSPKDGPGSMGRPVILNKSLDDEAEKLFHINEFNLIASNKIPLNRTLPDYRPYGCAWKIYPLNLPTTSVVIVFHNEAWSTLLRTVHSVINRSPRHLLKEIVLVDDNSDEDFLKTPLDEYISKLSPPVLIHHCEEREGLIRARLIGANISSGDVITFLDSHCECTEGWLEPMLARIAADKTTVVCPVINIISDETFEYINGTDVTQVGGFDWRLVFTWHVVPIKEKQRIHFDRTAPVRSPTMAGGLFSIHHDFFKQLGTYDPGFDIWGGENLEISFKIWMCGGTLEFIPCSHVGHVFRKRSPHKYPMVKYNIMHHNNKRLAEVWLDEYKYLYYDAHPEVEFTAKPGDFSGRIALRKSLQCKSFKWYLETVYPETVFPIEYYGVMAVRQKSSNVCLDHKTALKHINAKDKTLKDKEKAPVELWSCHKGSVQSFIFTKAQELRHQGECLDYSMSKGFVSFYKCHGQGGNQEWRYVKESSVILHGGTRLCLTLPLDRSQSPWKPAMQPCTGKIDQQWTLELRKPGNIHL, encoded by the exons ATGACGTCTCCAAAAGATGGTCCAGGGTCGATGGGGAGACCTGTTATTCTAAACAAATCGTTGGACGATGAGGCTGAAAAATTGTTCCATATTAACGAGTTTAACTTGATAGCAAGTAACAAAATACCACTAAACAGGACTTTGCCTGATTATAGACCTTATGG GTGTGCATGGAAAATTTATCCTTTGAATTTACCCACTACCAGTGTAGTGATAGTGTTTCACAATGAGGCTTGGAGTACCTTGTTACGTACAGTACACAGTGTTATCAACAGGTCGCCTAGACATCTATTGAAAGAAATTGTACTTGTAGATGATAACAGTGACGAAG ATTTCTTAAAAACACCGTTGGATGAGTACATTTCTAAGTTATCTCCACCTGTCTTAATACATCACTGTGAAGAACGTGAAGGATTGATCCGAGCTCGTCTAATTGGGGCAAACATTTCATCTGGTGACGTCATCACGTTTCTAGACTCTCATTGTGAATGTACAGAGGGATGGTTAGAGCCAATGCTTGCCAGAATTGCAGCAGACAA AACTACTGTCGTCTGCCCTGTTATAAACATTATCAGTGACGAAACCTTCGAATATATTAATGGCACTGACGTCACCCAGGTGGGAGGTTTTGATTGGAGGTTGGTCTTCACATGGCATGTTGTTCCTATAAAGGAAAAACAACGCATACATTTCGACAGAACCGCTCCTGTCAG GTCACCGACAATGGCCGGTGGACTATTTTCTATACATCATGATTTCTTTAAACAACTTGGGACGTACGATCCAGGTTTTGATATCTGGGGTGGTGAAAATCTGGAAATATCGTTCAAG ATATGGATGTGTGGGGGAACCCTCGAGTTCATTCCATGTTCTCATGTTGGTCACGTGTTTCGAAAGAGATCGCCTCATAAATATCCGATGGTGAAGTACAACATTATGCACCATAACAATAAACGGTTGGCAGAAGTGTGGCTTGacgaatacaaatatttgtattatgatGCACACCCAGAAGTTGAATTTACTGCAAAACCAGGTGATTTTTCTGGCAGAATTGCGCTGAGGAAATCTTTGCAATGTAAAAGCTTTAAGTGGTACCTGGAGACGGTCTATCCAGAAACTGTGTTTCCCATAGAGTACTACGGTGTAATGGCT GTTCGTCAGAAATCCTCCAACGTGTGCCTAGACCATAAGACGGCGCTTAAACATATAAATGCGAAGGACAAGACGCTCAAGGATAAAGAGAAAGCACCAGTTGAATTATGGAGTTGTCATAAAGGCTCTGTCCAG TCATTTATCTTTACCAAGGCTCAGGAGTTACGTCACCAGGGAGAATGTCTTGATTATTCCATGTCAAAGGGTTTTGTGTCGTTTTATAAATGTCATGGTCAGGGTGGAAATCAGGAATGGAGATATGTTAAGGAG